The Candidatus Methylomirabilota bacterium genome window below encodes:
- a CDS encoding ABC transporter ATP-binding protein, with protein MSRPVIQVRDLRTHLVTRWGTVKAVDGVSFSVAERETLGLVGESGSGKSMTCLSMIRLVPRQAARILGGSVLLDGEELLTKSEREMQQIRGRKIAMILQDPMSSLNPVFSIGMQVREPVTMYHGLRGRSLTERATELLASVRIPSPAARLRAFPHQLSGGMRQRVVGAMAIAAPPRLLIADEPTTSLDLTIQAQYLALLKELQDRHGLAMIFITHNLGIVSRICDRVAVMYAGRIVETGPVRQIFTAPAHPYTQALLESIPRLGAKRDRLIAIDGQPPDLATLPAGCSFAPRCPHVMERCRVEAPPEFTAGPSQVSRCWLHAPA; from the coding sequence GTGTCACGCCCGGTCATCCAGGTTCGAGACCTCCGCACGCATCTGGTCACCCGGTGGGGGACCGTCAAGGCCGTGGACGGCGTCTCGTTCTCGGTGGCGGAGCGCGAGACCCTCGGGCTGGTCGGCGAGTCGGGCTCGGGCAAGAGCATGACCTGCCTCAGCATGATCCGGCTCGTGCCGCGGCAGGCCGCGCGCATCCTGGGCGGATCGGTCCTCCTCGACGGGGAGGAGCTGCTGACCAAGAGCGAGCGGGAGATGCAGCAAATCCGCGGCCGCAAGATCGCGATGATCCTGCAGGACCCGATGAGCTCGCTCAACCCGGTGTTCTCGATCGGGATGCAGGTCCGCGAGCCGGTCACGATGTACCACGGGCTGCGCGGGCGGTCCCTCACCGAGCGCGCTACGGAGCTGCTCGCCTCGGTGCGCATCCCCTCGCCCGCGGCGCGGCTCCGCGCATTTCCCCACCAGCTCTCCGGCGGCATGCGCCAGCGGGTGGTGGGGGCCATGGCTATCGCCGCGCCGCCTCGCCTGCTGATCGCCGACGAGCCGACGACCAGCCTCGATCTCACCATCCAGGCCCAGTACCTCGCCCTCCTGAAAGAGCTCCAAGACCGGCACGGCCTGGCGATGATCTTTATCACCCACAACCTTGGCATCGTCTCGCGGATCTGCGATCGCGTGGCGGTGATGTACGCCGGGCGGATCGTCGAGACGGGGCCGGTGCGGCAGATCTTCACGGCGCCCGCGCATCCCTACACGCAGGCGCTCCTCGAATCGATCCCGCGGCTCGGCGCCAAGCGTGACCGGCTCATCGCCATCGACGGCCAGCCGCCGGATCTGGCGACGCTCCCGGCCGGGTGCAGCTTCGCGCCCCGCTGCCCTCACGTGATGGAGCGGTGCCGCGTCGAGGCGCCCCCGGAGTTCACGGCGGGGCCGTCGCAGGTGAGCCGCTGTTGGCTCCATGCCCCGGCCTGA
- a CDS encoding oligopeptide/dipeptide ABC transporter ATP-binding protein, with protein MTKGSPLLEASGLTKHFPVRQGVFGWSMGLVRAVDSVSFSIEAGATLGLVGESGCGKTTTSKLVLGLERPTAGTIRFEGEDVLDRDAGAERHYRRSVQAVFQDPYASLDPRMRVGSIIAEPLVINDHPAPVERRRRVQELLDLVGLPERSADLFPHEFSGGQRQRIAVARALALSPRLIVLDEPVSALDVSIRAQILNLLRDIQTRLGVSYLFIAHDLAAVAHMSHTIAVMYLGKIVELGEATEVALEPKHPYTKALFAAALPIDLDRPAEEVVLSGEVPSPLDPPSGCRFHPRCPFVMPHCANEEPPLKPEGKRLVACHLYSETRRAGT; from the coding sequence ATGACCAAGGGGTCGCCCCTCCTCGAGGCCTCCGGGCTCACCAAGCACTTTCCGGTGCGCCAAGGGGTGTTCGGCTGGTCGATGGGCTTGGTGCGGGCCGTCGACTCCGTCTCGTTCAGCATCGAGGCGGGCGCCACGCTCGGGCTGGTCGGCGAGTCCGGGTGCGGCAAGACCACCACGTCCAAGCTGGTCCTTGGTCTCGAGCGACCGACCGCCGGCACGATCCGCTTCGAGGGCGAGGACGTCCTGGACCGGGACGCCGGAGCGGAGCGTCATTACCGCAGATCCGTCCAGGCGGTGTTCCAGGATCCGTATGCCTCGCTCGATCCGCGCATGCGCGTCGGCTCCATTATCGCCGAGCCGCTGGTGATCAACGACCACCCGGCGCCGGTCGAGCGCCGCCGCCGGGTGCAGGAGCTCCTGGACCTGGTCGGTCTGCCCGAGCGCTCGGCCGACCTCTTCCCGCACGAGTTCTCGGGCGGCCAGCGCCAGCGCATCGCCGTCGCCCGGGCTCTCGCGCTGTCGCCGAGGCTCATCGTGCTCGACGAGCCGGTGTCCGCGCTCGACGTCTCCATTCGCGCGCAGATCCTGAACCTCCTACGCGACATCCAGACGCGCCTGGGCGTCTCGTACCTCTTCATCGCCCACGATCTCGCCGCCGTCGCGCACATGAGTCACACCATCGCGGTGATGTACCTGGGCAAGATCGTGGAGCTGGGCGAGGCGACGGAGGTCGCGCTCGAGCCCAAGCACCCGTACACGAAGGCGCTCTTCGCGGCGGCGCTGCCGATCGACCTCGACAGGCCAGCTGAGGAGGTGGTCCTCTCAGGCGAGGTGCCGAGCCCGCTTGATCCCCCGAGCGGCTGCCGGTTCCACCCGCGCTGTCCCTTCGTGATGCCCCATTGCGCGAACGAGGAACCGCCGCTCAAGCCCGAGGGGAAGCGTCTCGTCGCCTGTCATCTCTATTCCGAAACGAGGCGGGCGGGAACGTGA
- a CDS encoding amidohydrolase/deacetylase family metallohydrolase, with the protein MYDLLLKGGTVVDAASGLDGVLDVAIENGKIARIAAGIAAGEAARVIEVGGKLVTPGLIDCHAHVFEGVNRTGVNPDLAGVYAGVTTIVDAGSAGAATFDAFPRHIIPRCHTEIVPFLHICQTGLATNPDIIAESSVDLDDTVRVASQHKGLIRGIKARMVSPALEIMGMEMPKLAKRAAREAGIKLMVHIGDTTKRYDPKVIHPLLSLLEPGDILTHYFTPNPGGVLDANGKLVPEAREAADRGVWFDTAHGRMNFSFDVGRRIIDQGLLPHCISTDLTVPGRLQTVHSMTEIMTRFLGLGFTLPQVVAMSTTNPAKAIGVEDRLGRLEVGRQADVSVLELRQGDWMVYDILGSGLRVERAFLPHLTVKQGAVFAPDFGPRPWGWEPDRVLPNGAIAGGCC; encoded by the coding sequence ATGTACGATCTTTTGCTGAAGGGCGGCACGGTCGTCGACGCGGCGAGCGGGCTCGACGGCGTCCTCGACGTGGCGATCGAGAATGGGAAGATCGCGCGCATCGCCGCGGGCATCGCCGCCGGCGAGGCGGCGCGGGTGATCGAGGTCGGGGGCAAGCTCGTCACCCCCGGGCTGATCGATTGCCACGCCCACGTGTTCGAGGGTGTCAACCGCACCGGGGTCAATCCCGATCTGGCCGGTGTCTACGCCGGCGTCACCACCATCGTGGACGCTGGGAGCGCGGGGGCGGCCACCTTCGACGCCTTCCCGCGCCACATCATCCCGCGCTGTCACACCGAGATCGTGCCGTTCCTCCATATCTGCCAGACGGGTCTCGCCACGAACCCGGACATCATCGCCGAGAGCAGCGTGGACCTCGACGACACGGTGCGGGTGGCCAGCCAGCACAAGGGGCTCATCCGCGGGATCAAGGCGCGCATGGTGTCGCCCGCGCTCGAGATCATGGGCATGGAGATGCCAAAGCTGGCCAAGCGGGCGGCTCGCGAAGCCGGCATCAAGCTGATGGTCCACATCGGGGACACGACGAAGCGCTACGATCCGAAGGTGATTCACCCGCTGCTCTCACTGCTCGAGCCGGGCGACATCCTGACCCACTACTTCACGCCGAACCCCGGCGGCGTCCTCGACGCCAACGGCAAGCTCGTGCCCGAGGCGCGCGAGGCCGCCGACCGCGGCGTCTGGTTCGACACCGCGCACGGCCGGATGAACTTCAGCTTCGATGTCGGCCGCCGCATCATCGACCAGGGCCTCCTTCCGCACTGCATCAGCACCGACCTGACCGTGCCCGGGCGTCTCCAGACGGTGCACAGCATGACCGAGATCATGACGCGCTTCCTCGGCCTGGGCTTCACGTTGCCGCAGGTGGTGGCGATGTCGACCACGAACCCCGCGAAGGCCATCGGCGTCGAGGATCGGCTGGGCCGTCTCGAGGTTGGACGCCAGGCCGACGTCTCGGTCCTCGAGCTCCGGCAGGGCGACTGGATGGTCTACGACATTCTCGGCTCCGGCCTGCGCGTCGAGCGCGCCTTCCTGCCGCATCTCACGGTGAAGCAGGGCGCAGTCTTCGCGCCCGATTTCGGACCGCGCCCGTGGGGCTGGGAGCCCGATCGCGTGTTGCCGAACGGCGCCATCGCCGGGGGCTGCTGCTAG